In the genome of Raphanus sativus cultivar WK10039 chromosome 4, ASM80110v3, whole genome shotgun sequence, one region contains:
- the LOC130510684 gene encoding calmodulin-like protein 9, whose protein sequence is MADAFTDEQIQEFYEAFCLIDKDSDGFITKEKLTKVMKSMGKNPNEEQLQEMMSHVDIFGNGGITFDDFLYIMAQNTSQEAGSDELIEVFRVFDRDGDGVISALELGEGMKDMGMKITAEEAEHMVREADLDGDGVLSFHEFSKMMIAASY, encoded by the exons ATGGCGGATGCTTTCACCGATGAGCAGATCCAAGAGTTTTACGAAGCCTTCTGTCTCATCGACAAAGACTCTGATG GGTTCATCACAAAGGAGAAACTAACGAAGGTGATGAAGTCGATGGGGAAGAATCCAAATGAGGAACAACTTCAAGAGATGATGAGCCATGTCGATATCTTTGGCAACGGAGGCATCACCTTTGATGATTTCTTGTATATAATGGCTCAAAACACCTCTCAG GAAGCGGGATCGGATGAGTTGATAGAAGTGTTTAGAGTGTTCGACAGAGACGGAGACGGTGTCATATCTGCACTTGAG TTGGGAGAAGGAATGAAAGACATGGGGATGAAGATAACGGCGGAAGAGGCGGAGCATATGGTGCGAGAAGCCGATCTTGATGGCGATGGTGTTCTCTCTTTCCACGAGTTCTCCAAAATGATGATCGCTGCCTCTTATTAG